The following proteins are encoded in a genomic region of Actinomadura sp. NAK00032:
- a CDS encoding DUF1015 family protein, whose protein sequence is MPSVDDDLSSGLASSGLAPEEFSARIFGTAGPRTGAGLELAPFRGVRFVPAVAGDPAAVTMPPYDLIDEAAALRLLAGGGHNIVRLNLPRAAGESYAAAGDRLRRWLADGALAADPDPALYVYEAAREGTVLQRGLIGALGLRAEADGVVLPHENVFPGPVRDRLALMTAANANLEPIFLVYEGGGDAARIVDDAAAAAPLLEFDADDGLTHRLWRITDPGAHARVAADLRDKQALIADGHHRYATYRALQARRHAAGDGPGPWDAGLALLVDSTRYPPHLGAIHRVLPGLRPDEAAEKARKVFRVTAFSDEQTAVEALADADGPAFLLGGGDTLHLLTDPDEDVLARCMPSEHSPRWRGLGTAVLDHVLIGGVWDVPENEDAIEVVHDDPSAAIARARHSGGTAVVLNPLKVEDVLAVAGGGERVPRKSTSFGPKPRTGLVLRLLDPDAPERP, encoded by the coding sequence ATGCCCAGCGTGGACGACGACCTCTCCTCCGGCCTCGCGTCCTCCGGCCTGGCGCCGGAGGAGTTCAGCGCCCGGATCTTCGGGACGGCGGGGCCGCGCACGGGCGCCGGCCTGGAGCTGGCCCCGTTCCGCGGCGTCCGCTTCGTCCCCGCGGTGGCGGGCGACCCGGCGGCGGTGACCATGCCGCCCTACGACCTGATCGACGAGGCGGCGGCGCTGCGGCTGCTGGCGGGCGGCGGGCACAACATCGTCCGGCTCAACCTGCCGCGCGCCGCCGGGGAGAGCTACGCGGCGGCGGGCGACCGGCTCCGCCGCTGGCTGGCCGACGGCGCGCTCGCCGCCGACCCCGACCCGGCCCTGTACGTCTACGAGGCGGCCCGCGAGGGCACCGTCCTGCAGCGCGGCCTCATCGGCGCGCTGGGCCTGCGCGCCGAGGCCGACGGCGTCGTGCTGCCGCACGAGAACGTCTTCCCCGGCCCGGTCCGCGACCGGCTCGCGCTGATGACGGCCGCGAACGCCAACCTGGAGCCGATCTTCCTGGTGTACGAGGGCGGCGGCGACGCCGCCCGGATCGTCGACGACGCCGCCGCGGCCGCCCCGCTGCTGGAGTTCGACGCCGACGACGGCCTGACGCACCGGCTGTGGCGCATCACCGACCCCGGCGCGCACGCGCGCGTGGCCGCCGACCTCCGCGACAAGCAGGCCCTCATCGCCGACGGCCACCACCGCTACGCCACCTACCGCGCGCTGCAGGCCCGCCGCCACGCCGCCGGTGACGGCCCGGGGCCCTGGGACGCGGGCCTGGCACTGCTGGTCGACTCGACGCGCTACCCGCCGCACCTGGGCGCGATCCACCGCGTCCTGCCCGGCCTCCGCCCGGACGAGGCGGCCGAGAAGGCCCGCAAGGTGTTCCGCGTGACCGCCTTCTCGGACGAGCAGACCGCCGTGGAGGCCCTCGCCGACGCGGACGGCCCCGCGTTCCTCCTCGGCGGAGGCGACACCCTCCACCTGCTCACCGACCCCGACGAGGACGTCCTCGCCCGCTGCATGCCGTCCGAGCACTCACCGCGCTGGCGCGGGCTCGGCACCGCCGTCCTGGACCACGTCCTGATCGGCGGCGTGTGGGACGTCCCGGAGAACGAGGACGCCATCGAGGTCGTGCACGACGACCCGTCCGCCGCCATCGCCCGCGCCCGGCACTCGGGCGGGACGGCGGTCGTCCTGAACCCGCTCAAGGTCGAGGACGTCCTCGCCGTGGCGGGCGGCGGGGAGCGCGTCCCGCGCAAGTCGACGTCGTTCGGGCCGAAGCCCCGCACCGGTCTCGTCCTGCGGCTCCTCGACCCGGACGCCCCCGAGAGGCCATGA
- a CDS encoding HAD-IIA family hydrolase, with translation MKGSDRPLSEAYDVALLDLDGVVYIGRRPVPAAAESLAKARAAGQRLAFVTNNASRTPSAVAALLTEVGVPAEPADVVTSAQAAARLLAERLPAGSEVLVVGGMGLRHALYARGLRPVSTAAGRPAAVVQGYDPELSYRTLAEGARAVSAGALFVGSNGDLTIPGGDGPPQPGNGALLRVITAATGVEPIVSGKPERPLHQESILRTGARRPLVVGDRLDTDIEGAWNGGADSLLVFTGVTGPLQALTAPPHRRPSLLAADLTGLLVPHAEPVRADGAHRCRDWTARRDGDAFTVTGSGDPWDGLRALASAAWETDAPPPPEALTGALESLRL, from the coding sequence ATGAAAGGCAGCGACCGTCCCCTGAGCGAGGCGTACGACGTCGCCCTGCTCGACCTCGACGGGGTGGTCTACATCGGCCGCAGGCCCGTCCCGGCGGCGGCGGAGTCGCTCGCCAAGGCGCGCGCGGCCGGGCAGCGGCTGGCGTTCGTGACCAACAACGCGTCCCGGACCCCGTCGGCCGTCGCGGCGCTGCTGACGGAGGTGGGCGTCCCGGCCGAGCCCGCCGACGTGGTGACCTCCGCGCAGGCCGCGGCGCGGCTGCTCGCCGAGCGGCTGCCCGCCGGGTCGGAGGTGCTCGTGGTCGGCGGCATGGGCCTGCGCCACGCCCTGTACGCGCGGGGGCTGCGGCCGGTGTCGACCGCGGCGGGGCGCCCGGCCGCCGTCGTGCAGGGCTACGACCCGGAACTCTCCTACCGGACGCTGGCCGAGGGGGCGCGGGCCGTCAGCGCGGGCGCCCTGTTCGTCGGCTCCAACGGCGACCTGACCATCCCCGGCGGCGACGGCCCCCCGCAGCCCGGCAACGGCGCCCTGCTCCGCGTGATCACGGCGGCGACCGGCGTCGAGCCCATCGTGTCCGGCAAGCCCGAGCGGCCGCTGCACCAGGAGTCGATCCTGCGCACCGGCGCGCGGCGCCCGCTCGTGGTCGGCGACCGCCTCGACACCGACATCGAGGGCGCGTGGAACGGCGGTGCCGACAGCCTCCTGGTCTTCACCGGCGTCACCGGCCCGCTGCAGGCCCTCACCGCGCCGCCGCACCGGCGCCCGAGCCTCCTGGCCGCCGACCTGACGGGGCTGCTCGTCCCGCACGCGGAGCCCGTCCGGGCGGACGGGGCGCACCGCTGCCGGGACTGGACAGCCCGCCGCGACGGCGACGCCTTCACCGTGACCGGCTCCGGCGACCCCTGGGACGGCCTGCGCGCCCTCGCGTCCGCCGCCTGGGAGACCGACGCGCCGCCGCCCCCCGAGGCCCTCACCGGGGCCCTGGAGTCCCTCCGGCTGTAG
- the steA gene encoding putative cytokinetic ring protein SteA translates to MNDPSPTAEPGADRGARPALKLPRRVLTLGRGRDDGRSGVTAAARLDRRTKDLTKRLQPGDVAVIDHVDLDRVSAEALVSCEVGAVVNVAPSISGRYPNLGPQILIDAGIPLVDDVGPEIFTKLHEGDQVRVEGPAVHRGEDVVAKGTEQTAETVEAALTEAKAGLAAQLEAFVANTMEYVKRERDLLIDGVGVPDVTTRIAGRHALIVVRGYHYREDIATLRPYIREYRPVLIGVDGGADALLEAGYRPDMIVGDMDSVSDDALTCGAEIVVHAYRDGRAPGLKRVHELGQEAVVFPATATSEDIAMLLADDKGATLIVAVGTHANMVEFLDKGRAGMASTFLTRLRVGSKLVDAKGVSRLYRSRISTWSLLFLVLGAFIAIVTAVAMSPAGDVISPLIADRWHAFVFWLTGLFT, encoded by the coding sequence ATGAACGACCCGTCACCCACCGCCGAGCCCGGTGCCGACCGCGGCGCCCGGCCGGCCCTGAAGCTGCCGCGGCGCGTGCTCACGCTCGGCCGCGGCCGCGACGACGGCCGGTCCGGGGTCACCGCCGCGGCCCGGCTCGACCGCCGCACCAAGGACCTGACCAAGCGGCTGCAGCCCGGCGACGTCGCGGTGATCGACCACGTCGACCTCGACCGGGTCAGCGCCGAGGCGCTGGTGTCGTGCGAGGTCGGCGCCGTGGTGAACGTCGCGCCGAGCATCTCCGGGCGCTACCCGAACCTCGGCCCGCAGATCCTGATCGACGCCGGCATCCCGCTGGTGGACGACGTCGGGCCGGAGATCTTCACCAAGCTGCACGAGGGCGACCAGGTCCGGGTCGAGGGGCCCGCGGTGCACCGCGGCGAGGACGTGGTGGCCAAGGGCACCGAGCAGACGGCCGAGACCGTCGAGGCGGCGCTGACCGAGGCCAAGGCGGGCCTCGCGGCCCAGCTGGAGGCGTTCGTCGCCAACACGATGGAGTACGTCAAGCGCGAGCGCGACCTGCTCATCGACGGCGTCGGCGTCCCCGACGTCACCACGAGGATCGCCGGTCGGCACGCGCTCATCGTCGTCCGCGGCTACCACTACCGCGAGGACATCGCGACCCTGCGGCCCTACATCCGCGAGTACCGCCCGGTGCTGATCGGGGTGGACGGCGGCGCCGACGCGCTGCTGGAGGCCGGCTACCGCCCCGACATGATCGTCGGGGACATGGACTCGGTGTCCGACGACGCGCTCACCTGCGGTGCCGAGATCGTCGTGCACGCCTACCGGGACGGCCGCGCGCCCGGGCTGAAGCGCGTCCACGAGCTGGGGCAGGAGGCCGTCGTCTTCCCCGCCACCGCCACCAGCGAGGACATCGCGATGCTGCTCGCCGACGACAAGGGCGCCACCCTGATCGTCGCGGTCGGCACGCACGCCAACATGGTGGAGTTCCTCGACAAGGGCCGCGCCGGCATGGCCAGCACCTTCCTCACCCGGCTCCGGGTGGGCAGCAAGCTCGTCGACGCCAAGGGCGTCAGCAGGCTCTACCGCAGCAGGATCTCCACCTGGTCGCTGCTGTTCCTCGTCCTCGGCGCGTTCATCGCCATCGTCACCGCCGTCGCCATGTCCCCGGCGGGGGACGTCATCAGTCCCCTGATCGCCGACCGCTGGCACGCCTTCGTCTTCTGGCTGACCGGACTCTTCACGTGA
- a CDS encoding SCP2 sterol-binding domain-containing protein, translating into MANEDDCRAALERIAARLAEVDGDRLAEHVVERTISCRITDLGLAYRTRLHAGGLDPFEADGDPGSAQVRLTVGSDDLVAMAGDELHPAKAWAAGRVKIEASFLDLLRLRRLL; encoded by the coding sequence ATGGCGAACGAGGACGACTGCCGGGCGGCGCTGGAGCGCATCGCGGCGCGGCTGGCGGAGGTGGACGGCGACCGGCTCGCCGAGCACGTCGTGGAGCGGACGATCAGCTGCCGCATCACCGACCTCGGGCTGGCCTACCGCACCCGGCTCCACGCGGGCGGCCTCGACCCGTTCGAGGCCGACGGCGACCCGGGGTCGGCGCAGGTGCGCCTCACCGTGGGCAGCGACGACCTCGTCGCCATGGCCGGCGACGAGCTGCATCCGGCGAAGGCGTGGGCGGCCGGCCGCGTCAAGATCGAGGCGAGCTTCCTCGATCTGCTGCGGCTGCGGCGGCTGCTCTAG
- a CDS encoding TlyA family RNA methyltransferase, translating to MSARRRLDAELVRRKLARSREHAGQLIADGRVRVGGQRAAKAATQVETGAAILVEDAPGGPDYVSRGGHKLAGALKAFPGLRVEGRTCLDAGASTGGFTDVLLRAGAARVYAVDVGYGQIAWSLRTDERVTVMERVNIRDLEPGSLGDPPPDLVVGDLSFISLKLVLGPVRACVAPGADYAVMVKPQFEVGKDRVGAGGVVRDPELRAGAVRGVAEHAATLGLGVLGVAASPLPGPSGNVEYFLWLRAGAPPLDETALAKAIDEGPK from the coding sequence GTGAGCGCCAGGCGCAGGCTCGACGCCGAGCTGGTCCGCCGCAAGCTGGCGCGGTCGCGCGAGCACGCCGGGCAGCTCATCGCCGACGGCCGGGTCCGGGTCGGCGGGCAGCGGGCCGCCAAGGCCGCGACGCAGGTCGAGACCGGCGCGGCGATCCTCGTCGAGGACGCCCCCGGCGGGCCCGACTACGTCTCGCGCGGCGGGCACAAGCTCGCAGGCGCGCTCAAGGCGTTCCCCGGCCTGCGGGTCGAGGGGCGCACCTGCCTCGACGCGGGCGCCTCCACCGGCGGGTTCACCGACGTCCTGCTGCGCGCGGGCGCCGCCCGCGTCTACGCGGTCGACGTCGGCTACGGGCAGATCGCCTGGTCGCTGCGCACCGACGAGCGGGTCACCGTCATGGAGCGGGTCAACATCCGCGACCTGGAACCGGGGTCGCTCGGCGACCCGCCGCCCGACCTGGTCGTCGGCGACCTGTCGTTCATCTCCCTGAAGCTCGTCCTCGGGCCGGTGCGCGCCTGCGTCGCCCCCGGCGCCGACTACGCGGTCATGGTGAAGCCGCAGTTCGAGGTCGGCAAGGACCGGGTCGGCGCGGGCGGCGTCGTCCGCGACCCGGAGCTGCGCGCCGGCGCCGTGCGGGGCGTCGCCGAGCACGCCGCGACGCTCGGCCTGGGCGTCCTCGGCGTGGCGGCCAGCCCCCTGCCCGGCCCGTCCGGCAACGTCGAGTACTTCCTGTGGCTGCGCGCCGGGGCCCCGCCGCTGGACGAGACGGCCCTCGCCAAGGCGATCGACGAGGGGCCGAAGTGA
- the recN gene encoding DNA repair protein RecN: MVDEVRIQGLGVIDEAVLDLSPGFNVVTGETGAGKTMVVTSLGLLFGGRADPQRVRPGAGRATVEGRLIVDPGGRVVERVEEAGGELDDGALIVTRSVSAEGRSRAFLGGRSVPVSVLINLADDLVAVHGQSDQQRLLQAGRQRAALDRYAGGALTKPMRAYTKAYQRHRQVTALLEELTTRARERAQEADMLRFGLEEIEKVDPKDGEDADLAAEEERLGHADALRGAADTAHEALLGDPAAAFEAANVTSLLGQARNALDAVRDHDPELAALADRLAEAGYLVSDVGTDLASYAESVDADPARLAAAQERRAELTALIRKYGGAEGAAAEVLEWARTAAARLTELEGDDDRIEELRAEHAELAERLAAEAGELTAVRTRAAERFSGAVTEELTALAMPHARVSVTVTPAGEYGPHGVDEVEVRLAPHPGSPPLPLHKGASGGELSRVMLAIEVVFAGADPVPTFVFDEVDAGVGGKAAVEIGRRLARLARNAQVIVVTHLPQVAAFADQHLVVEKSDDGTVTSSGVTALDREGRVRELSRMLAGLEDSELGRAHAEELLAMAADDR; encoded by the coding sequence ATGGTCGATGAGGTGCGGATCCAGGGCCTCGGGGTGATCGACGAGGCCGTGCTCGATCTGTCGCCGGGCTTCAACGTGGTCACGGGGGAGACCGGGGCGGGCAAGACCATGGTGGTCACCAGCCTCGGCCTGCTGTTCGGCGGCCGCGCCGACCCGCAGCGGGTCCGGCCGGGCGCGGGCCGCGCCACGGTCGAGGGGCGGCTGATCGTCGACCCGGGCGGCCGCGTCGTCGAGCGGGTCGAGGAGGCCGGCGGCGAGCTGGACGACGGCGCGCTGATCGTCACGCGGTCGGTGTCGGCGGAGGGCCGCTCCCGCGCGTTCCTCGGCGGCCGGTCCGTCCCGGTGAGCGTGCTGATCAACCTGGCGGACGACCTGGTCGCCGTGCACGGCCAGTCCGACCAGCAGCGGCTGCTGCAGGCCGGGCGGCAGCGCGCCGCGCTCGACCGGTACGCGGGCGGCGCGCTGACCAAGCCGATGCGCGCCTACACCAAGGCGTACCAGCGGCACCGGCAGGTCACGGCGCTGCTGGAGGAGCTGACGACCCGGGCGCGCGAGCGGGCCCAGGAGGCCGACATGCTCCGCTTCGGCCTGGAGGAGATCGAGAAGGTCGACCCGAAGGACGGCGAGGACGCCGACCTCGCCGCCGAGGAGGAGCGCCTCGGGCACGCCGACGCGCTGCGCGGCGCCGCCGACACCGCGCACGAGGCGCTGCTCGGCGACCCGGCCGCCGCGTTCGAGGCCGCGAACGTCACGAGCCTGCTCGGCCAGGCCCGCAACGCGCTGGACGCCGTCCGCGACCACGACCCGGAGCTGGCGGCGCTCGCCGACCGGCTCGCCGAGGCCGGCTACCTCGTCTCCGACGTCGGCACCGACCTCGCGTCCTACGCCGAGTCCGTGGACGCCGACCCGGCGCGGCTCGCGGCCGCCCAGGAGCGGCGCGCCGAGCTGACCGCGCTGATCCGCAAGTACGGCGGGGCGGAGGGCGCGGCCGCCGAGGTCCTGGAGTGGGCCCGCACGGCCGCGGCGCGGCTCACCGAGCTGGAGGGCGACGACGACCGCATCGAGGAGCTGCGCGCCGAGCACGCCGAGCTGGCCGAGCGGCTCGCCGCCGAGGCGGGGGAGCTGACCGCGGTCCGCACGCGCGCCGCCGAGCGGTTCTCCGGCGCCGTCACCGAGGAGCTGACGGCCCTGGCGATGCCGCACGCCCGCGTCTCCGTCACCGTCACCCCCGCCGGGGAGTACGGGCCGCACGGCGTCGACGAGGTCGAGGTGCGGCTCGCGCCGCATCCGGGCTCGCCGCCGCTCCCGCTGCACAAGGGCGCCTCCGGCGGTGAGCTGTCCCGGGTGATGCTCGCCATCGAGGTCGTGTTCGCGGGCGCCGACCCCGTCCCGACGTTCGTGTTCGACGAGGTCGACGCGGGCGTCGGCGGCAAGGCCGCGGTGGAGATCGGGCGCCGGCTGGCGCGGCTCGCCCGCAACGCGCAGGTGATCGTCGTCACGCACCTGCCGCAGGTCGCCGCGTTCGCCGACCAGCACCTGGTGGTGGAGAAGTCCGACGACGGCACCGTGACCAGCAGCGGCGTCACCGCCCTGGACCGGGAGGGCCGCGTCCGGGAGCTGTCGCGGATGCTCGCCGGCCTGGAGGACTCCGAGCTCGGCCGCGCCCACGCCGAGGAGCTGCTGGCCATGGCCGCCGACGACCGGTGA
- a CDS encoding copper transporter, which translates to MIDFRYHLVSIVAIFLALALGIVLGSTTLSDSVSDTLRQQANSAAKTAQQARLAQRELEHQVKGQEQFANVLSPQLVANRLKDQSVVLIETPGAGNDSIERVSELAKNAGAAVTGRVTIQKKLLDADQQTTVDELATQLKADDVTFPADASAYDKAGVVLANALVTKDPAKSGREDAVGGAVLNGFKEAGYVTTSGKPGQHATLAVMVAPAAPYNYSGGDAATKGLISLATALDAAGRGTVVGGPPTSAQEGGLIAALRDSDAGDAVSTVDAVDTASGQVVTILALQKEIGGKSGQYGTGAGASGYLPSPAPTAGKNG; encoded by the coding sequence GTGATCGATTTCCGCTACCATCTCGTCTCCATCGTCGCGATCTTCCTCGCGCTGGCGCTCGGCATCGTGCTGGGCTCCACCACCCTGTCGGACTCGGTGAGCGACACCCTGCGCCAGCAGGCCAACTCGGCGGCCAAGACCGCCCAGCAGGCCCGGCTGGCGCAGCGCGAGCTCGAGCACCAGGTGAAGGGGCAGGAGCAGTTCGCGAACGTGCTGTCGCCCCAGCTCGTCGCGAACCGGCTGAAGGACCAGTCGGTCGTGCTGATCGAGACGCCGGGCGCCGGCAACGACAGCATCGAGCGGGTCAGCGAGCTGGCGAAGAACGCGGGCGCCGCCGTCACCGGCCGCGTCACGATCCAGAAGAAGCTCCTGGACGCCGACCAGCAGACCACCGTCGACGAGCTGGCCACCCAGCTGAAGGCCGACGACGTGACCTTCCCCGCCGACGCGAGCGCCTACGACAAGGCGGGAGTGGTGCTGGCGAACGCCCTCGTCACCAAGGACCCCGCCAAGTCCGGCCGCGAGGACGCCGTCGGCGGCGCCGTCCTCAACGGCTTCAAGGAGGCCGGGTACGTCACCACCAGCGGCAAGCCGGGCCAGCACGCCACGCTCGCCGTCATGGTCGCGCCCGCCGCCCCGTACAACTACTCCGGCGGCGACGCCGCGACCAAGGGCCTGATCTCGCTGGCGACCGCCCTCGACGCGGCCGGGCGCGGTACCGTCGTCGGTGGCCCGCCGACCTCCGCGCAGGAGGGCGGGTTGATCGCGGCGCTGCGCGACTCCGACGCCGGCGACGCGGTCTCCACCGTCGACGCGGTGGACACCGCGTCCGGGCAGGTCGTGACGATCCTGGCGCTGCAGAAGGAGATCGGCGGCAAGTCCGGGCAGTACGGGACGGGCGCCGGCGCGAGCGGCTACCTGCCCTCGCCCGCGCCCACGGCGGGGAAGAACGGGTGA
- a CDS encoding MBL fold metallo-hydrolase, producing the protein MDTATTITPLGGDVYEIDTRMAGYSGITAGYLILSDRPCLVEPGTSGSAPVVQAALRQLGVGPDDLASVVVTHIHLDHAGGVGDIAEMYPRAEVVVHEKGARHLADPARLMRSARMVYGDSLDTLFGELKPTDAARIRSVEDTGSIDLGGGRRLESHYSPGHAKHHVGLMDSRTGDLYVGDAAGIYIPETADVKPATPPPDFDLDTALASLGKFRSLGPQRLLFAHYGPVTEVDGTLERSAEELRVWVDAVQDAKDQDLDLDHAVAMVVDRTRHRYAIMSDDTDPDLIAKYEVLNSAESNVTGILHALNRHA; encoded by the coding sequence ATGGACACCGCGACCACGATCACGCCGCTCGGCGGGGACGTCTACGAGATCGACACCCGGATGGCCGGCTACAGCGGCATCACCGCCGGATACCTGATCCTGTCCGACCGGCCATGCCTGGTGGAGCCCGGCACGTCCGGCTCGGCGCCCGTGGTGCAGGCGGCGCTGCGGCAGCTGGGCGTGGGGCCGGACGACCTGGCGTCCGTGGTCGTGACCCACATCCACCTCGACCACGCGGGCGGCGTCGGCGACATCGCGGAGATGTACCCGCGGGCGGAGGTCGTCGTCCACGAGAAGGGCGCGCGGCACCTGGCCGACCCGGCGCGGCTCATGCGCAGCGCCCGCATGGTGTACGGGGACAGCCTCGACACCCTGTTCGGCGAGCTGAAGCCCACGGACGCCGCCCGGATCAGGTCCGTCGAGGACACCGGCAGCATCGACCTCGGCGGCGGGCGCCGGCTGGAGTCGCACTACTCCCCCGGCCACGCCAAGCACCACGTCGGGCTGATGGACTCCCGGACCGGCGACCTGTACGTGGGCGACGCCGCCGGCATCTACATCCCGGAGACCGCGGACGTGAAGCCCGCGACGCCGCCGCCGGACTTCGACCTCGACACCGCGCTCGCGTCCCTCGGCAAGTTCCGGTCACTGGGCCCGCAGCGGCTCCTGTTCGCGCACTACGGGCCCGTCACCGAGGTGGACGGCACGCTGGAGCGGTCGGCGGAGGAACTGCGCGTCTGGGTGGACGCCGTCCAGGACGCCAAGGACCAGGACCTCGACCTCGACCACGCCGTCGCCATGGTCGTCGACCGGACCAGGCACCGCTACGCCATCATGAGCGACGACACCGACCCCGACCTGATCGCCAAGTACGAGGTCCTGAACAGCGCGGAGAGCAACGTCACCGGCATCCTGCACGCCCTGAACAGGCACGCCTGA
- a CDS encoding alkaline phosphatase PhoX, producing the protein MSLNRRTFLRASAVAGGTTAFSGALWQRAFAAGPAQPGPSPYGPLRAADGNGVQLPDGFTSRVVARSMQRVEGTRHTWHPAPDGGACFADGDGWIYVSNSEVPVVGGVSAVRFDASGKVTSAYRILNGTTLNCSGGATPWNTWLSCEEHDFGLVYETDPRGQKSAVARPAMGRFKHEAAASDPEREVVYLTEDQGDGCFYRFRPNTWGDLSSGTLEVLVGSGTGPVRWAKVPSPQLWFTPTREQVADAMRFDGGEGCYYTRGVCYFTTKGDNRVWAYDAAGERLDIAYDDDLVTTGEAPLHGVDAVTATASGELYVAEDGDNMEINLITRDGIVTPFLRVLGHDESEITGCAFSPDGSRLYFSSQRGKSGFIAGTDGCTFEVTGPFRR; encoded by the coding sequence ATGTCCCTGAACCGACGTACGTTCCTGCGCGCCTCCGCCGTCGCCGGCGGCACGACCGCGTTCTCCGGCGCCCTGTGGCAGCGGGCCTTCGCCGCGGGGCCCGCACAGCCCGGCCCGAGCCCGTACGGGCCGCTGCGGGCCGCGGACGGCAACGGGGTGCAGTTGCCGGACGGCTTCACGAGCCGGGTCGTGGCGCGGTCGATGCAGCGCGTCGAGGGGACGCGCCACACCTGGCATCCGGCGCCCGACGGCGGCGCGTGCTTCGCCGACGGCGACGGCTGGATCTACGTCAGCAACTCGGAGGTCCCGGTCGTCGGCGGCGTGTCCGCCGTCCGGTTCGACGCGTCCGGGAAGGTGACGTCGGCGTACCGGATCCTGAACGGCACCACGCTGAACTGCTCCGGCGGCGCGACGCCGTGGAACACGTGGCTGTCCTGCGAGGAGCACGACTTCGGCCTGGTGTACGAGACGGATCCGCGCGGGCAGAAGTCGGCGGTGGCGCGTCCCGCGATGGGCAGGTTCAAGCACGAGGCCGCCGCGTCCGACCCCGAGCGCGAGGTCGTCTACCTGACCGAGGACCAGGGGGACGGCTGCTTCTACCGGTTCCGTCCGAACACGTGGGGCGACCTGTCGTCGGGGACGCTCGAAGTCCTGGTCGGCTCCGGGACGGGCCCCGTCCGGTGGGCGAAGGTGCCGAGCCCGCAGCTGTGGTTCACGCCGACCCGCGAGCAGGTGGCGGACGCCATGCGCTTCGACGGCGGCGAAGGGTGCTACTACACCCGCGGTGTCTGCTACTTCACCACCAAGGGCGACAACCGGGTGTGGGCCTACGACGCCGCCGGCGAGCGTCTGGACATCGCCTACGACGACGACCTGGTCACCACCGGGGAGGCGCCCCTGCACGGCGTCGACGCCGTGACCGCGACCGCGTCCGGTGAGCTGTACGTCGCCGAGGACGGCGACAACATGGAGATCAACCTCATCACCAGGGACGGGATCGTGACCCCGTTCCTGCGCGTCCTCGGCCATGACGAGTCGGAGATCACCGGGTGCGCGTTCAGCCCGGACGGGTCGCGGCTGTACTTCTCGTCCCAGCGCGGCAAGAGCGGCTTCATCGCCGGGACGGACGGCTGCACGTTCGAGGTGACGGGCCCCTTCCGCCGCTGA
- a CDS encoding M48 family metallopeptidase, with protein MSGQGPGRPEDSPSGHPDAGRGEEPGADPGGHAASPGGGVYEWYTRGLELLRSGSAAAALQLLARAAEAEPGSHSIREALGRAQFGARQFGAAAESFRGIVEEEPAEDYARFGLGLALSRLGDFTGAVEQLALAAAMRPDNADYARALRQARATLDARR; from the coding sequence ATGAGTGGTCAAGGGCCTGGGCGGCCGGAGGATTCCCCGAGCGGGCACCCGGACGCGGGCCGGGGCGAGGAACCGGGTGCCGACCCGGGCGGGCACGCGGCCTCGCCGGGCGGCGGGGTCTACGAGTGGTATACACGGGGCCTGGAGCTGCTGCGCTCGGGCAGCGCCGCCGCCGCGCTGCAGCTGCTGGCCAGGGCGGCGGAGGCCGAGCCCGGGTCGCACAGCATCCGGGAGGCGCTCGGCCGCGCCCAGTTCGGCGCCCGCCAGTTCGGCGCGGCCGCCGAGAGCTTCCGCGGGATCGTCGAGGAGGAGCCCGCCGAGGACTACGCGCGGTTCGGGCTCGGGCTGGCGCTCAGCCGGCTCGGCGACTTCACGGGCGCCGTCGAGCAGCTGGCGCTCGCCGCCGCGATGCGCCCCGACAACGCCGACTACGCCAGGGCGCTGCGGCAGGCCAGGGCCACCCTCGACGCCCGGCGCTGA